The following DNA comes from Pseudomonadota bacterium.
CAATTTTATTGATTGATAAAGACGGTAAAGTTAAAGCCGGAATGGGCTTCAGTCATGATATTATAGAAAGACTGAAGGGTGAAATTGAAATTATGCTCGATAAAAAGACCCGTGAGCAGGTTGAACTGGATTTACATCCGGAAGTTGTTGTGAAATCCGAAGAAGAAAAAACTGCAAACAGGCATATGAGTATGGCTCAGGTTTTGTTGAAAAGAGGCATGGCAGATGCTGCAGTCAGGGAGTTTCTTGAAGCAATCAAAGTTAATCCAAATGTCGGCAGTGAAGCCTATATTCAACTTGGGTGTCTTTATTTTGACAATGGCAATCTGGATGAGGCTGTTAAGTATCTGGATAAAGGTCTTGAGTTGGACAGAGACTCTTTGAAAGGCCAGATTTGCATGGCGAAAATAACAGCCAAGGATGGCGATGTTGACGGGGCGATTGCGGATTTGCAGTCAATTATGATGAGAAAATCAAGAGATCCTGAACTTCATTATGTCCTGGGTACTTTTTATGAAAAAACAGGGAAGACAGAAGAGGCCTTAAAAGAATACCGAAAGGCCTATGAACTTTTGGAGCAGAAAGAACGAATGAAATAGATTAAAAACATCACCGTAATTTGAAAAATATCACATAGCTTTCACACCCACATACCAATGCCTATGATATTTTCATAGGCATTGGTATGTGGTGAAATTACCCTCTAAAGTAAGCAACAGTATCTCGTGAAGGAAAATATCTATTATAATTATTGATAATATTTGTTAAACAAATGTGTAATTTCCGCTTTAGTTAATAAAAAAATTGAAGCGACATTCAAAACATTCGGGTTCGGCTCAAAACAGGAGAAAATCGGATGTCCGCCATTTCTGATAAAAGTCAGTTCAAAAGTTTTCTGAGTGGGCTACTGTTCGCCTTGGTCCTTGTACCTATTCTGTCTCCTCATGATGCCCTTGCCGGTGACATAATAATCCTTACTCCCCCGGACAAATCTACAATCTATGCTCGGCGAAATTATACTGACATGGTTCTTAAGATCACTGATCCTTCTGATGTCAAAAAAATATATGTTGAGGGTAAAAAAAATCAGCAGATTGAGACATCGGGAGTCTGGGAAAAGAACGGCATAAATTATATACATTATCGATTACCGATGGAACCTGGTAAAAACATATATGAAATTGATCCAGGTGATGTAAAGGTACATTTCAATTACAAACCTCTTCGTTCACTCCTAAATGTTAATCTTAATGCCCCATCGGTGTATCTGTTTCACCGAACGGAAATCAATCCCCCTGAATGTAATATCTGCCATGATGAAAAATTGCCAAAAGATGCAAAAATAGAAAAACCCCGTTATGGACCGTTTTCACCAGTCTGCTTTTCCTGTCATCGCTCTCTTGCGGAGCTTTCAACCTGGCGGCATGGCCCGGTTACAAGCTTATTTTGTCGAACATGTCATCAGTCAGACCCGGCAGTTGATAAAATAGAAATACCCCTTGGGAAAATAGATGACCTTTGCTATTCATGTCATATGAATCAGCGAAGATGGAAGGACATGTCACACGTACATGGACCTGTTGGCACAGGTGACTGCTCGGTATGTCATAACCCCCATGGAGACAAGTACAGGTATCAACTCTGGGCCGAGGGTGAAAAGGCCCTTTGTGTCGCATGTCATAGAGACAAACTGCCTCTAGTTCAGGAAGACAGTCCGATTTTTGTTCATGGCATATTGGGAAGTATGGGGTGCGTTGCCTGTCATGACCCTCATGCTACCAATTACCGGTATCAATTACGAAGTGAAATCGGCGATCTTTGCGTAAGTTGCCATCCCCAATATGCGGAAATGGAAAAGGGTCATCCTGTTGATAAACATCCGATAAAAGGGGAGAAAGACCCGAGGCGGAGTGGCCATAAATTTTCGTGTACAAGCTGTCACAATCCCCATGGAACCAGGTATCAGTTCATGTTGATTGGTGAATTAGTTGGCGAACAGGTATGCATTGTCTGCCATGCCAAACAAAAAGAGGAAGGATTTGGCAAAGATATTAAGCAAAATAAATAAGTTGGTAGTTTGAAATGTTGTGGTTCTGCTCTGATAAATTTTTTTAATTGTAAACTCTTGTGGTGATTAGTGAAAAAGTATCGAAATTTTATATAAAATAAATTTTACCAAGAATGCTGTAAAAATCACTTTTTTCAATTGTTCCGCCAGTGAATTTTTATAATAGATAATGTTTATTTTTTTTTAATAGAATCCATTTTTATGAGATTTTGTTTCTAAGGCGAAGATTATTTTTATCCCATGTTATTGAGTTGTAATAAAAAATCATACCCGCGAGACAAACGAGACTCCATTGCCTTCTTGGTCGTGTTTCTTTTTGTTATGCTATGTCCCCCTCATCTGTATGCTCAGGAAGATGAAAAAGGCCCAAAACCCATATCGACGCTCAAAGTTATCAATGTTGATGACAGTGGGACCGACATAACCTTCCCGATGTTTGTTTATGCAGACAATATAAATGATGAATTGTATTTATTGCGCGGCGGTTCATTTAATCCATTGGTTGTCTATGATTCTGAATTTTATCCTGACATTTCATTAGGTAGGGGAAGGACAATTTATACCCCGCAATGCGTTTATACTGATGATAATGGCCTACTTTATGTTTGCCAGGGATCCAGCGGTCCTGAATCCTTTGGAAAGATTTCCGTTTTTAATCCCGCCTTTTTCCCAATCAAAGAAATAGTTCTCGATAATATTCCCGGAAGTCGTGATTTTATGCCCAGTAATCTTGCCATATCACGCAGCGGCAATATCTATGTATCCGGCCAGCATACATCCGGAATACTGGTACTTGATAATGAAGGACGTTTCCTCAGGCGTTTGGTTCCAATGGATAAGGCTGTCAAAAAGCAAAAGGCGGAAGCAGGTGAAAATCCATTAACTTTAGCAAATCCCACAGAAGAAAAAGAACTAACGGAAGAAAGCAAGGTTGAAAAGGAAGAGGAAATAAATGATGAAACCAAGGAGTCAGGTGATTATTTCGGGTTACCTGCGGAACTCATCCCAAAAGCCCGTTCCAACCAACTTTTTCTCGCTGAACCAGATGAAATGGTACCTGTAAAGATTATTGATGTTGTTATAAGCAGGGAAGGCAACATTTTTCTCTTGAGTGAGTTTCGGAGTAAGATTTATGTATATGATTCACGTGAAAATTTTCTCTTTTCATTTGGTTCAAAAGGGGGCACTTCCGGCAAGATGAGCCGCCCACAAAATCTGGCTTTGGATGAAAAATGGGGGGTTGTGTATATAGTTGATTATATGCGACATACCATTCTTGTTTTCAGTATGCGTTCCGGGCGTTTCCTTTTTGAATTCGGAGGACGTGGCTGGAGCGAGGGTTGGTTTAATTATCCAAAACATGTTGCAGTCAATCGACTCGGGCAGGTGATTGTTGCCGATTATTTTAATCACCGGGTGCAGATAATGGATGTTAATCTTGATTCCCGGTTGCCAATGTTTGATCAACTCCAGGAACAGTCTAGCCAGTTGCCCATGCCTTTTGCAGGTGGCGAACGGGTTACCTCTGCCGGAACGCCGGTTATGCAAACTCCGGAAATAACGTCTGTTACTATTCCTTTTCCAACAGGTAGATCGGTAGGGGTTAATACCGGGAGTTCTTTGGCCCCGGTCATGAGAACATTGCAAACTCCTTATGCACCAGCTATAGAAAAGACTCAAGTTAAAGAGCGCTGATATTAATGATGCAATCTTGAAAATCACCAGGGCATCAATATTGTCTCCAAAAAGTAATGATGCTTTTTATATAATTGATTATCAGACTCTTAAAAAATGTTATTTTTTTGACGCGCATATTTAAAATAAACATAATTTTTAGTACTGTCAGGCAGTTATTAACTGTCTGATATTAAATATTAATTATCACGAACAGCCCTTTTTTATCAGTAAACATTAGGAGTTGAGCTGTGAGCTTACAACGTATTGACAACAGGAATATTAATGTGGTATAAAATTATTAATTATGCTTAATGAATATTGATTTAACAAATTTATGGTTTTGGGGTCATTAAAGCTTCCATTTAAGAAAGAGAAAACAGGAGGAAATTTCAATGAAAAGCGGTAAGAATATTATTAGCATCGCAGCAGCCGGATTTTTTTTATTATATGCCGGTTCTGCTTATGCTGCAATTACTGGTGTATGCTCAAATTGTCATACCATGCATAACTCGCAAAACGGAAGCCAGGTTACCGGCGTCCTGCAGGGCGCTCTCCTTAATGACGACTGCGCCGGATGTCATTCAGGCCCCGGTAATGATGCAAATCATCTAGATGATGTTAACGGCGCTCCTCTTGTTGTTGCAACTACACCACCATCTACTGGTGGAACTGCGCCGTATAATTATTTGCCTGGTGGATTTTTCTATGATGCCAGTGTTACTGGAGATAAGGCATTTCACAATGTCCAAAGCCCTGCTCTTGGTTCTCTTCTTGCTGATGTGGATATAGGCAATACTCCTCCAGGTTGGGAAGCAGGTGAAGCTCCTGCCGGTATGCCTACAGGCGCTACATGGACCACCCAGTTACAATGTGCTGGTTCATCCGGTTGCCATGGGAATCATGCCCAAAGCGATCAAAATGCTGCCATCTCCGGTTGGCATCATGGCGGCGCAGCAGGCACTGAATACAGAATGCTTTCCGGCATCAGTGGTGTAGAAAGCGCAACTTATGTAGTTACCGGCAACAGATATTCAGCAGTAAATAGAACTAATGCAACAAATACAATCAGTGCCCTTTGCGCACAATGTCATGGCGCATTTCATGGTGAAAACGCCGATACAATTTCATCAGGAGCATGGGTTAGACATCCAACTGATTTGAGACTGTCTAATGCAGTAAATGGTGATAATCATAATGCATTTGCAGGTAATGCTGAAGTTCCGGTCGGATCAGTTGGTGCTGGCGCTCCTGTCGCAGCTACTAATGCTTATGTAATATGTATCTCCTGTCATGTGGCACATGGCGGTCCTTATGCAGATCTTTTACGATGGGATTATACTTTAATCTCTGCAAACACTCAAGGTGCAGGAAAAGGAACTGGATGTTTCCGGTGCCATACCGGTAAAGATGGCATATGATTTTTAATCACTAATAATTTAAAAAAGGGGCGGTCATATGATCGCCCCTTTTTTTTTGTCTTTTGGTGATTATTCCGTAAAAAGTGTAACTCAATTTGTCGGTGATATTTTTTATATCTTGATTTGAAATAATGTAAAAATTTTATTAATAACAATAACTCGTTGACCATGGGTAAGTCCATTTCTTGCAGCCTGATTTTTCTTGACAAGCTTTACCCTCCAATGTAATGATTAATGAATCATCATTCATAATTATATGAAATACAGACGATAGCAGATTATACGTTTTTTTTCTTACATCGTAAAAACGTATTAATGAATTTTAATGAAATCCGAATAAAAGCATTAAGGAGGAGAGATGAATATCCGCGGAAAGCAAAATTCGATAATACATTTGCCTGATCGATTCATGTCAGCCGCAGCCCAACTCACAATAATATTTACTCTAATTGCCCTTTTCGGATTAGAAAATGCATATGCTGCGACCCTAAGGATAGTTTCACCGCCAAATAATTCATTTGTTACTGAAGAACAAGTCAATATCTCTGGTACAGTGAGTGATGAAACAGTAAAAGAAATCAGTGTTTCCGGGGTAAAGACCTCAGCCGCCAAGGATTCGCTCAGTGTTGAAGCCGGAGCCTTTGGGACAATCCTTTCTCTCAAGAAAGGAGAAAATTCAGTAAAGATTACATCTGGAAATGATAACGTAACTTTAAAAATTTACTATCAGCCTGTCGATAAAGATAAGCAGGCACAAAAGCCTCCAACTGGCTTTACTCGATTTTATACTCATGAAAATCCAACAGAAATGGATTGTAAGGAATGTCATAAATTCAGAAGAGGGAACTATGATTTTAAAAGGAATGTTCCTGCAAAGTCAAATTGTACAATTGTAAAATGCCATTCCAAGATTGGAACTACGGAACCAAAAGTTCATGGACCTGTTGGCGCTGGGGTTTGTATTTCCTGCCATAACCCCCATGGATCACAAAATCGTTTTCAACTTCAAAGGCTTGGTGCAGATTTATGTTTAATCTGCCATATGGTTAAGAAAGAAGAATTCAATTTGGAAGTTGTCCATAAACCTGTTCAGGAAGGTTGTACAGTTTGTCATGATCCCCATGAGTCGAAAATGCAATTTCAGCTTCGTGGTGATGGAAAATCGGTAAGTAGTTTGTGCTATAACTGTCATGAAAAAAGAAGTTTTACAAAAGGACACAGTCATGGACCAGTTGGTGCTGGAGACTGTATCGCTTGTCATAAACCTCATGCATCACCTAACAGGGGTTTGTTGATAGCTCCAATTGCTAAAGGTGAGGTTTGTTTTCAATGCCATAAAGACCGAAAAGAAGAGTTTACCATGAAGCAGGTCCATGCACCTGTTGAGGATGATTGTGGAAAATGTCACGATCCACACAGCTCAGAATCTCGTTTTCAATTAATAAAACCAAGCGGTCAACTCTGTAATTCATGCCATGAAAGTTTGAATCCGAAAGTTTTTGAAGACATAAAAACTGCACAATTTAAGCATCAACCT
Coding sequences within:
- a CDS encoding NHL repeat-containing protein; translation: MVVFLFVMLCPPHLYAQEDEKGPKPISTLKVINVDDSGTDITFPMFVYADNINDELYLLRGGSFNPLVVYDSEFYPDISLGRGRTIYTPQCVYTDDNGLLYVCQGSSGPESFGKISVFNPAFFPIKEIVLDNIPGSRDFMPSNLAISRSGNIYVSGQHTSGILVLDNEGRFLRRLVPMDKAVKKQKAEAGENPLTLANPTEEKELTEESKVEKEEEINDETKESGDYFGLPAELIPKARSNQLFLAEPDEMVPVKIIDVVISREGNIFLLSEFRSKIYVYDSRENFLFSFGSKGGTSGKMSRPQNLALDEKWGVVYIVDYMRHTILVFSMRSGRFLFEFGGRGWSEGWFNYPKHVAVNRLGQVIVADYFNHRVQIMDVNLDSRLPMFDQLQEQSSQLPMPFAGGERVTSAGTPVMQTPEITSVTIPFPTGRSVGVNTGSSLAPVMRTLQTPYAPAIEKTQVKER
- a CDS encoding cytochrome c3 family protein: MNIRGKQNSIIHLPDRFMSAAAQLTIIFTLIALFGLENAYAATLRIVSPPNNSFVTEEQVNISGTVSDETVKEISVSGVKTSAAKDSLSVEAGAFGTILSLKKGENSVKITSGNDNVTLKIYYQPVDKDKQAQKPPTGFTRFYTHENPTEMDCKECHKFRRGNYDFKRNVPAKSNCTIVKCHSKIGTTEPKVHGPVGAGVCISCHNPHGSQNRFQLQRLGADLCLICHMVKKEEFNLEVVHKPVQEGCTVCHDPHESKMQFQLRGDGKSVSSLCYNCHEKRSFTKGHSHGPVGAGDCIACHKPHASPNRGLLIAPIAKGEVCFQCHKDRKEEFTMKQVHAPVEDDCGKCHDPHSSESRFQLIKPSGQLCNSCHESLNPKVFEDIKTAQFKHQPVDEGRCADCHRVHSSNYKPLLKDSMEKLCLSCHVELGDEISESQFKHGPVQTGDCTACHKSHGSQFTKLLSRYFPMNFYSEYNPDYYDLCFGCHNKDIAKKKFTTTLTNFRDGKYNLHYFHVNMKKGRTCTSCHDAHASSQPKHIRYEVPFGSWSYPINFTKSNVGGTCVVGCHAPKTYDRKQPKIKQAN
- a CDS encoding cytochrome c3 family protein, which codes for MSAISDKSQFKSFLSGLLFALVLVPILSPHDALAGDIIILTPPDKSTIYARRNYTDMVLKITDPSDVKKIYVEGKKNQQIETSGVWEKNGINYIHYRLPMEPGKNIYEIDPGDVKVHFNYKPLRSLLNVNLNAPSVYLFHRTEINPPECNICHDEKLPKDAKIEKPRYGPFSPVCFSCHRSLAELSTWRHGPVTSLFCRTCHQSDPAVDKIEIPLGKIDDLCYSCHMNQRRWKDMSHVHGPVGTGDCSVCHNPHGDKYRYQLWAEGEKALCVACHRDKLPLVQEDSPIFVHGILGSMGCVACHDPHATNYRYQLRSEIGDLCVSCHPQYAEMEKGHPVDKHPIKGEKDPRRSGHKFSCTSCHNPHGTRYQFMLIGELVGEQVCIVCHAKQKEEGFGKDIKQNK
- a CDS encoding tetratricopeptide repeat protein; this translates as MLYKIKLNLIVTVVMVTLFVSGGSSDADSFPFRSIAIDDTMPQVIVNDYKTQQPFDFETFKGKPYVAVFWGADVQTKKKRSIEALKHMQEILPFCEENQIPVVAVNAIGDLSEIIEEVHKESGGSIPFYFDSDQKVYGDLGIFVIPAILLIDKDGKVKAGMGFSHDIIERLKGEIEIMLDKKTREQVELDLHPEVVVKSEEEKTANRHMSMAQVLLKRGMADAAVREFLEAIKVNPNVGSEAYIQLGCLYFDNGNLDEAVKYLDKGLELDRDSLKGQICMAKITAKDGDVDGAIADLQSIMMRKSRDPELHYVLGTFYEKTGKTEEALKEYRKAYELLEQKERMK